ACGAGCCGACGGTGGGCGTCGACCCGGTCCTGCGGCGCGCCTTCTGGGACGAGTTTGCGCGGCTGAAGGCCGCGGGCGTGTCGATCCTCGTCACCACGCACGTGATGGACGAAGCCGAGCGCTGCGACCGGCTGGCGCTGATCCGGGCAGGCCGGCTGATCGCCGTCGGGACGCCGGCGGAGCTGCGCGCGCAGGCGGGCGCGGCCAGCATCGAAGAGGTCTTCCTGCGCCTGGGGGGCGCGGCGCGATGAGGACGCTGGCCCTGGCGAAGCGGCTCGTCAAGCAGGTGGGGCGCGACCATCGCACGGTGGCGCTGATGTTCGTGGCGCCGCTGCTGATTCTCTTGCTGCTGGACCTCGTGTTCACGGGTGCGGAGGCGAAGCCCGTCCTCGACACCGTGACCGCGCCCGCGCCGGTGGTGGAGCAGCTCAAGAAGGCCGGCGCGACGGTGCGGGCGGTGTCGCTGGAGCGGGCGCGGGCGGACCTGGCGTACAAGGCGGCCGACGCGTTCGTGGCTTTCAGCCCCGGGGGCGTGGAGATCCGGCTGGAAGGCTCGGATCCGCTGATCAGCCGCGCGGCGCTGCAGACCGTGCAGAAGGCGATGCAGGCGACGGCGCCGTCGCCGGTCCCGGTGCGGATCACGTACCTGCACGGCGGGCCGGACTTCACGGCGCTGGACTACGACGCGCCCGTCCTCGTGGCGTTCTTCGTGTTCTTCTTCGTCTTCCTCATCGCCGGGGTGCAGTTCCTCCGGGAGCGGACGGCCGGCACGCTGGAGCGCGTGCTCGCCACCCCGCTGCGGCGGCACGAGATCGTGCTCGGGTACTTCCTGGGGTTCGGCCTTTTCGCGCTGGCGCAGACGCTGGTCATCCAGTGGTTCGTCCTCGACGTCATGAAGATCCGCACCGTGGGCGGGTTCTGGTCGGCGTTCCCGGTGAGCCTCCTGGCGGCGACGGTGGCGCTGGCGCTGGGCACGCTGCTGTCCGCCTTCGCGCGCAACGAGTTCCAGATGATGCAGTTCATCCCGCTCGTGATCCTGCCGCAGGTGTTTCTGAGCGGCCTGTTCGAGCTTCGCGGCCTTCCGGAGTGGCTGCGGCAGCTGGGCGAGGCCTTCCCGCTGACCCACGCGGCCCGCGCCCTGCACGGCGTGATGGTGGAGGGACGCAGCCTCGACCAGGTGCAGGCCGAGCTGTGGATCCTCGCGGGGTATTGCGTGGCGTTCCTGGCCCTGAACGTGGTGGCGCTGCGGAGGTACCGCAGGGTGTAGGGCGGCGAGGGCTGGCGCTGTTCCTCAGCGGTGACCTGATGCCCGCACAAAGAGATTGCATGCCAGCGCAAGCATTCGTATAGTTTAGGCAGCACGAGGCTCGCGCCGTCACGCGAGCCTCGATTCGGCGGCGTTCCCCGTGGAGCGGGGGCGCAGGGCCGGTTTCGGGTTGGTAGCCTCTCCGAACGGGGAGGCTACTTTGTTAAGACGTACAGGGCAACCGCGACGAGCACAATGATGATGGGAATCTAAGCTGGAGGTTTCCCCCGCGGCCGAGCCAAATTCCCCTTCAGTGGTGGCGTTGCTGAGGCACCGGCGGGTGTCGTTGACCTCAAGGGATAATCACCACCCGGAATGG
This genomic stretch from Clostridia bacterium harbors:
- a CDS encoding ABC transporter permease: MRTLALAKRLVKQVGRDHRTVALMFVAPLLILLLLDLVFTGAEAKPVLDTVTAPAPVVEQLKKAGATVRAVSLERARADLAYKAADAFVAFSPGGVEIRLEGSDPLISRAALQTVQKAMQATAPSPVPVRITYLHGGPDFTALDYDAPVLVAFFVFFFVFLIAGVQFLRERTAGTLERVLATPLRRHEIVLGYFLGFGLFALAQTLVIQWFVLDVMKIRTVGGFWSAFPVSLLAATVALALGTLLSAFARNEFQMMQFIPLVILPQVFLSGLFELRGLPEWLRQLGEAFPLTHAARALHGVMVEGRSLDQVQAELWILAGYCVAFLALNVVALRRYRRV